In Armatimonadota bacterium, the DNA window CCGGGATTTGAGCCCGGCGCGCAGATCGGCCCGCTGATCAATGCCGAGATCCTCCAGAAAGTGGACGGGCTGGTGCAGGACGCCGTGCGGGCCGGCGCGCGCCTGGCGGCCGGGGGGCGGCGGTTGACCGACGGGGTCTACAGCCGCGGGCTGTTTTACGCTCCCACGGTCCTCACCGACGTGCGAGAGGAGATGGCGGTGGCCCGGGAGGAGATCTTCGGCCCGGTGGCGCCCGTCATGACGTTCCGGGATGAGGCCGAGGTCATCGCCCGCGCCAACAACACCACCTTCGGTCTGGCCGCGTACTTCTACACCCGGGACCTGCGCCGGGCCATCCGGGTGGCCGAAGCCTTGGAGTACGGGATGGTCGGGGTCAACGACAGCACCGGGTACACCCACGAGATCCCCTTCGGCGGCTTCAAGGAAAGCGGCCTGGGCCGGGAGGGCGGGCGGCAGGGCATCGAGGAATACATGGAGGTCAAGTCCATCTCCATCGGAATGTGAGCGCGCGCCCGCGGCGGGGCCACCGTTCCTCGGGAGCCGACACCCTCATCGCCCGAACCACAGGTTGGGCAACCACAGAGCTAGCGGCGGAATTTCTGGGGTCAGACCCCCGTCTGCGAGGTGCGCGCGTCGATGCGTGGCCCCCCAAACCAGAGCTATCGAACGCATGAGCGTATGCACCATTCCTACCGTTCCTATGAGGAGATCGCACTGATCCTTGGCGTGCCGGTGGGAACCGTGCGGAGCCGCCTGGCCACGGCGAAGGACCAGCTGCTGCGCCACCTCCAGGCCGAGCGCCCGGCCCATCCAGAGGCCTCCGCCGCCACACCGGCGTTTACCGCGACGACCCTGGGGGACATCCGGCGCAGCCTCTGGGAGGGTGACGCGCGGCCGTTCGACTTCTTCGATGCGGATCTGCGCTTCACGTTCGTCTCCCCGGGTGCGCCGCCCTCTTCGCATTCCGGGATCGCCTCCTGGAAAGACGAAGTGCGGGGCGACGTTCTCGCCGGCACCGTCGTCCACCCCGATCGCGTCATCGTGTCCCACACGGTATCGATCATCGAAGGACGCATCGAGAACGCGCCGGAGACGCCGGCGCGCTGCCCTCCCGGCGCCATCGCCGTGCTCTTCCACGATGCGCACCGCATCGCGCGCATGCGCATCCACATGGAACCCCGCCCCGCAGGGACGGGGGACCGCCCGGCCCGGTCGTCTCCGGCATAGACACTGCACCGACGCCCCCGATGCGGGCGCAGATGAGCCGAGCGTGCCCCTGCGATCCCGCCGTCGGGCAGCCCGTCCCCCGGCGCGCGGGGAGTCCCATTTGCGGGCGTCGAGCGGTCGGCCCCCGGGGACGAGCGACCAGAGCAGACCGAACCAGGCCAGTGAGAGACGCGATCGCCGTCCAAAGCTACGCTGGTTCGGACGGGAGCATCCCGGCAAGGAGTTACGGGCGGCCGCGCGAAGGCACAGAGACGTGGGCTCCGGTGGAGAAAATAGGCGCCTCCCGCCAGCCGCGGGTCCGGGCGCTCCACTTGAGCCTGCGGGAAGGACCCTCCTGGCGGTGTGTACGGTTGAAGCCCGCAGGCGCCGGGCCGACAGTCGGGGTGAGGTGAAAGCATGACCACGCTCCTGGTGGCTACGGAGCGGGGGCTGTTCGTTGCGCGTCGGGCAACACGCTGGTCTGTTGAGGAATCTTTGAGGAACATGTCTCCCCAAGCCCTCGCCGTTGATCGGCGCCATCCCGGGCGCGCGTATGCCGGAACCGGGGGCCATGGCCCGTGGCGCAGCGACGACGCCGGACGAACCTGGCATCCGGTCGGCTCGGGGATTGCGCACTCCGAGGTCACGGCTGTCGCGGTCAGCCCGACTGAAGCAGGCGCCGTGTATGCGGGCACCGAGCCCAGCGCGGTCTTCCGCTCGGAGAACGGGGGAGAGACGTGGAGCGAACTGCCGGGACTGCGGGCGCTCCCGTCGTCCCGATCATGGGCGTTCCCGCCCCGTCCCGACACCCACCACGTCCGCTGGATCGAAGCCGATCCGGCTGTCCCCGGCAGGGTCTTCGTGGCCATCGAAGCCGGCGCGCTGGTCCGCACGCTCGATGGCGGCCGGACCTGGCTGGACCGGGTCCACGGCGGGCCGATCGACACGCACACCGCCGCGACGCACCCCCTGGCGCCCGGCCGCCTGTACTCTGCGGCGGGAGACGGCTACTTCGAGAGCACGGATGCGGGCGAGAGCTGGTCCCGTCGGATGGACGGCCTGCGGCACCGATACCTCGTCGGGGTCGCCGTCCATCCGGCCGACCCGGATGTGGTCCTCGTGTCCGCCGCACCGGGACCCTATGTCGCCTACGCCCCCCGCC includes these proteins:
- a CDS encoding sigma factor-like helix-turn-helix DNA-binding protein, with amino-acid sequence MHHSYRSYEEIALILGVPVGTVRSRLATAKDQLLRHLQAERPAHPEASAATPAFTATTLGDIRRSLWEGDARPFDFFDADLRFTFVSPGAPPSSHSGIASWKDEVRGDVLAGTVVHPDRVIVSHTVSIIEGRIENAPETPARCPPGAIAVLFHDAHRIARMRIHMEPRPAGTGDRPARSSPA